Proteins from a single region of Pseudarthrobacter sp. NIBRBAC000502772:
- a CDS encoding inositol monophosphatase family protein → MTTGRHSALELDPALDDYQLASALVREAGQLALLMRMAGLQSQQKTSISDVVTAADHAAEAYVLGQLQRCRPEDGILGEEGTSVAGTSGRTWVIDPVDGTYNFLHGSTYWCSALALKDSSDVLLGAIFQPEEDKLWLGGTAHAATLNGEVLTAYRDTNAVQDGGARNATALAELGAATYIHPTWLMDPLCAMPWHAAATSAAALRMFGSGSCDLGRVADGQLGCWFQHSCPEWDWLPGKAIVRAAGGATDTVRINGLDWFMAGGTTAVRELRAALESGSVA, encoded by the coding sequence ATGACCACTGGCCGGCACAGCGCCCTTGAACTTGACCCCGCCCTGGACGACTATCAGCTGGCATCCGCGCTGGTGCGCGAAGCCGGGCAACTGGCGCTCCTGATGCGCATGGCCGGGCTGCAGTCCCAGCAGAAAACCTCCATCTCCGACGTGGTGACCGCCGCGGACCACGCTGCGGAAGCCTACGTGCTGGGGCAGTTGCAGCGCTGCCGGCCGGAGGACGGCATCCTGGGGGAGGAGGGCACCTCTGTGGCCGGCACCAGCGGCCGTACCTGGGTGATCGACCCCGTGGACGGCACCTACAACTTCCTGCACGGATCCACGTACTGGTGTTCGGCCCTCGCGCTGAAGGACTCGTCCGATGTGCTGCTCGGCGCGATTTTCCAGCCGGAGGAGGACAAGCTCTGGCTCGGCGGCACGGCCCACGCAGCCACGCTGAACGGCGAGGTACTGACTGCCTACCGGGACACGAACGCTGTCCAGGACGGCGGGGCGCGCAACGCAACCGCGCTCGCCGAACTCGGCGCAGCCACCTACATCCACCCCACCTGGCTCATGGATCCGCTCTGCGCCATGCCCTGGCACGCTGCGGCCACCTCCGCCGCGGCGCTGCGGATGTTCGGCTCCGGGTCCTGCGACCTGGGCCGGGTGGCCGATGGCCAGCTGGGATGCTGGTTCCAGCACAGCTGCCCGGAATGGGACTGGCTGCCGGGCAAGGCGATCGTCCGCGCCGCCGGCGGCGCCACGGACACGGTCCGGATCAACGGCCTGGACTGGTTTATGGCGGGAGGCACGACGGCGGTCCGGGAGTTGCGTGCGGCCCTCGAGTCGGGCTCGGTGGCCTGA
- the pcrA gene encoding DNA helicase PcrA — MDMLFDPYSDGPFKAAAPASARTKSRPEGLAAAAEFGGGGPGGGSEHAAEQGAQRTGGWANQQPSHDGNGEPAHHRPNAEELLEGLNPQQEEAVKHAGGALLIVAGAGSGKTRVLSNRIAYLIATHRAHHGEILAITFTNKAAAEMRERIAALVGGRAKIMWISTFHSSCVRILRQEAANVGRKSNFSIYDSADSLRLVIQVSKSLDLDPKKFAPKAIQHKISALKNELIDADSYASSANYNDPFESAVADVFKGYTQRLRQANAMDFDDLIAETVYMFRAFPALADSYRRRFRHVLVDEYQDTNHAQYALVREIVGEGPGASELTVVGDSDQSIYAFRGADIRNIVEFEKDYPDARTIKLEQNYRSTQNILSAANSVISRNPNRPDKRLWTAEGEGHKIIGYVGENEHAEAQFIAKEIDRLQDEDNLRPGDVAIFYRTNAQSRSIEDVLVRVGLPYKVVGGTRFYDRKEIKDALAYLRVLVNPDDDVNLRRVLNEPKRGIGDRAEGAVAALAERERMSFMAAARRAEEAPGMATRSVNAVLGFVKLLDDLAEVASGSGAAAALEAVLEQTGYLAGLRSSTDPQDESRVENLAELVAVVREYEQENPEGSLGAFLEQVSLVADADQIPDAPGADIDAAVAEAKRLGVVTLMTLHTAKGLEFPVVFLTGMEHGLFPHQRSATDPKELAEERRLAYVGLTRARKRLYVTRSEVRSMWGQSQYNPASQFLEEIPAELLEWKREGTSRQPGGWGSSSASIGSSRYGGSFWGAGTSRGAAADSSAGFNADVPAAIAKNRVQPQKEIVAVSVGDKVNHTSFGNGTVLALEGAGDKTVAKVKFSVGEKRLLLRYAPLTKLDA, encoded by the coding sequence ATGGATATGTTGTTTGACCCGTACTCTGACGGACCGTTCAAGGCCGCCGCGCCAGCCTCCGCCCGCACCAAGTCGCGCCCGGAAGGCCTTGCCGCGGCCGCCGAGTTCGGTGGCGGCGGGCCGGGCGGCGGCTCCGAACACGCAGCAGAACAGGGCGCCCAGCGCACGGGCGGCTGGGCCAACCAGCAGCCCTCTCATGACGGCAACGGCGAGCCGGCCCACCACCGGCCGAATGCCGAGGAACTCCTGGAGGGGCTTAACCCGCAGCAGGAGGAGGCCGTCAAGCACGCCGGCGGCGCCCTGCTCATTGTGGCCGGCGCCGGCTCGGGAAAGACCCGCGTCCTCAGTAACCGGATCGCGTACCTCATTGCCACGCACCGCGCGCATCACGGTGAGATCCTGGCCATCACGTTCACCAACAAGGCCGCCGCCGAGATGCGGGAGCGCATAGCGGCGCTGGTGGGTGGACGGGCCAAGATCATGTGGATCTCCACGTTCCACTCTTCCTGCGTGCGGATCCTGCGCCAGGAGGCCGCGAACGTCGGCCGGAAGTCGAACTTCTCCATCTACGACTCCGCGGACTCGCTGCGGCTGGTCATCCAGGTCTCCAAGAGCCTGGACCTGGATCCCAAGAAGTTCGCGCCCAAGGCCATCCAGCACAAGATCTCCGCGCTCAAGAACGAACTCATCGACGCCGATTCCTACGCGTCCTCCGCGAATTACAACGATCCCTTCGAGTCCGCCGTGGCTGACGTCTTCAAGGGCTACACCCAGCGGCTGCGCCAGGCCAACGCCATGGACTTCGATGACCTCATCGCCGAGACCGTCTACATGTTCCGAGCCTTCCCCGCGCTCGCCGATTCCTACCGGCGGCGGTTCCGGCACGTCCTCGTGGACGAGTACCAGGACACCAACCATGCCCAGTACGCCCTGGTCCGCGAGATAGTGGGGGAGGGCCCTGGTGCGTCCGAGCTCACCGTCGTGGGCGACTCCGACCAGTCCATCTACGCCTTCCGCGGCGCCGACATCCGCAACATCGTGGAGTTCGAAAAGGACTATCCGGACGCCCGCACCATCAAACTGGAGCAGAACTACCGCTCCACGCAGAACATCCTCAGCGCGGCCAACTCCGTGATCTCACGCAACCCCAACCGCCCGGACAAGCGGCTGTGGACCGCCGAGGGCGAGGGCCACAAGATCATCGGCTATGTGGGCGAGAACGAGCACGCCGAGGCCCAGTTCATTGCCAAGGAGATTGACCGGCTCCAGGACGAGGACAACCTCCGCCCCGGTGATGTTGCCATTTTCTACCGCACCAACGCGCAGTCCCGTTCCATTGAGGATGTGCTGGTCCGGGTGGGCCTGCCGTACAAGGTGGTGGGCGGCACGCGCTTCTACGACCGCAAGGAAATCAAGGACGCCCTCGCGTACCTCCGCGTTCTGGTGAACCCGGACGACGACGTCAACCTGCGCCGGGTGCTCAACGAACCCAAGCGCGGCATTGGTGACCGCGCCGAAGGTGCCGTGGCCGCACTGGCCGAGCGCGAACGGATGTCGTTCATGGCCGCCGCCCGGCGGGCTGAAGAGGCTCCCGGCATGGCCACCCGTTCCGTCAACGCCGTCCTCGGGTTTGTGAAACTACTGGACGACCTCGCAGAGGTTGCCTCCGGTTCAGGCGCCGCCGCCGCGCTGGAGGCCGTCCTGGAACAGACCGGCTACCTCGCCGGGCTGCGTTCCAGCACTGATCCACAGGACGAGTCCCGCGTGGAGAACCTGGCGGAACTCGTCGCCGTCGTGCGTGAATACGAACAGGAGAACCCGGAAGGTTCCCTGGGTGCGTTCCTGGAACAGGTGTCGCTGGTCGCTGATGCGGACCAGATCCCGGACGCCCCCGGTGCGGACATCGACGCCGCCGTGGCCGAAGCTAAACGCCTGGGCGTGGTCACGCTGATGACCCTCCACACCGCCAAGGGGCTCGAATTCCCGGTGGTGTTCCTGACGGGCATGGAACACGGGCTGTTCCCGCACCAGCGCTCGGCCACGGACCCCAAGGAACTCGCCGAGGAACGCCGGCTTGCCTACGTGGGCCTGACCCGCGCGCGCAAGCGCCTCTACGTCACCCGGTCCGAAGTCCGCAGCATGTGGGGCCAAAGCCAGTACAACCCGGCCAGCCAGTTCCTCGAGGAAATTCCCGCAGAGCTGCTGGAGTGGAAACGCGAAGGCACCAGCCGGCAGCCCGGCGGGTGGGGGAGCAGCAGCGCGTCGATCGGGTCCAGCCGTTACGGCGGATCCTTCTGGGGCGCCGGCACGTCCCGCGGCGCGGCCGCCGATTCCTCGGCGGGCTTCAACGCGGACGTTCCCGCAGCGATCGCCAAGAACCGGGTCCAGCCGCAGAAGGAGATTGTGGCCGTCAGTGTGGGCGACAAGGTCAACCACACCAGCTTCGGCAACGGCACGGTGCTGGCGCTGGAAGGCGCGGGGGACAAAACAGTGGCCAAGGTGAAGTTCAGCGTCGGCGAGAAGCGACTGCTGCTCCGCTACGCGCCACTCACGAAGCTCGACGCCTGA
- a CDS encoding glycosyltransferase encodes MSTAELEHSRFGGTTVKILFASQAIDGHFNPMTGVAMRLKDRGHEVAWYTGPVYADRLAGMGIQHFPFRRAIEHRADNLNELYPERARLKGPRAIGFDGEKIFASNVSHFFEDIRKVAQQNPFDVLVADSSMFIHRLVSHLMGKPVVNFVAIPNMESDPQVPPLFFGFRPPRNPAEKAVQGLAGLLSDKVILRPASQSYRRQHAAYGQPVPREGRLTDEPYRCSDAIIQTGTESLDFPRRRVNAKVHYVGALLPYRSPGQAPGGSGEAASGSGGDGGFPRSYPATLVVTQGTVDNLDQDKLIVPSLEAVKDMDALVIVATGGHGTEALKARYTQPNVVVRDYVDFAEVFDFTDVFITNGGFGGVQLSLSKGVPLVVSGINEGKSDVNARVEHAGVGINLRTESPKPADIAGAVRKVLADPGWKSRARTMREQFDREDPAEAAAAVVEAAGTRPTA; translated from the coding sequence TTGAGCACAGCAGAACTTGAGCACAGCAGATTCGGGGGCACCACTGTGAAGATCCTGTTCGCCAGCCAGGCCATTGACGGCCATTTCAACCCCATGACGGGCGTGGCAATGCGGCTCAAGGACCGCGGCCACGAGGTGGCCTGGTACACGGGTCCCGTCTATGCGGACAGGCTCGCCGGCATGGGAATCCAGCACTTCCCCTTCCGCAGGGCCATCGAGCACCGCGCGGACAACCTCAATGAGCTCTATCCGGAGCGGGCCAGGCTCAAGGGCCCACGGGCCATCGGCTTCGACGGCGAGAAGATTTTCGCCAGCAACGTCAGCCACTTCTTCGAGGACATCCGCAAGGTCGCGCAGCAGAATCCCTTCGACGTTCTTGTGGCGGACAGTTCCATGTTCATTCACCGGCTCGTCTCCCACTTGATGGGCAAGCCGGTGGTGAATTTTGTTGCGATCCCCAACATGGAAAGCGACCCGCAGGTCCCGCCGCTTTTCTTCGGGTTCCGGCCGCCCCGCAATCCCGCGGAGAAGGCGGTCCAAGGCCTGGCGGGCCTGCTGTCCGACAAGGTCATCCTTCGGCCTGCCAGTCAGAGCTACCGCCGGCAGCATGCCGCCTACGGCCAGCCTGTTCCGCGGGAAGGCCGGCTGACGGACGAACCCTATCGGTGCTCGGACGCCATTATCCAGACCGGCACGGAATCCCTCGATTTCCCGCGGCGCCGGGTCAATGCCAAAGTGCACTACGTCGGGGCGCTCCTGCCATACCGGTCGCCTGGCCAGGCGCCCGGCGGTTCCGGTGAGGCCGCATCCGGTTCCGGTGGGGACGGCGGCTTTCCCCGGTCCTATCCCGCAACGCTCGTTGTCACCCAGGGAACAGTGGACAACCTTGATCAGGACAAACTCATCGTTCCGTCGCTTGAGGCGGTCAAGGACATGGATGCGTTGGTCATCGTGGCAACCGGCGGGCACGGCACCGAAGCGTTGAAAGCCCGGTACACGCAGCCCAACGTGGTGGTCCGGGACTACGTGGACTTCGCGGAGGTCTTTGACTTCACGGATGTCTTCATCACCAACGGCGGATTCGGCGGTGTGCAGCTGAGCCTGTCCAAGGGGGTTCCCTTGGTGGTTTCGGGCATCAACGAGGGCAAAAGTGATGTTAACGCCCGGGTGGAACATGCCGGCGTCGGCATTAACCTCAGGACGGAGTCACCCAAGCCCGCGGACATAGCCGGTGCAGTTCGAAAGGTCCTGGCGGATCCTGGCTGGAAATCCCGCGCCCGGACCATGCGGGAGCAGTTCGACCGTGAGGATCCCGCCGAAGCTGCTGCCGCCGTCGTAGAGGCCGCCGGGACGCGCCCGACGGCCTGA
- the sucC gene encoding ADP-forming succinate--CoA ligase subunit beta encodes MDLFEYQARDMFEAHGVPVLAGIVAYTPEEAKAAAEKIGGVTVVKAQVKAGGRGKAGGVKVAKTADEAFEHSTNILGMDIKGHTVNKVMIAQGADIAEEYYFSVLLDRANRNYLAMCSVEGGMEIEQLAVERPEALAKIAIDPAVGIDQAKADEIVAAAGFDEELRGKVAAVILKLWDVFKKEDATLVEVNPLVKTGAGDIVALDGKVSLDENAGFRHAKHALLEDKDAADPLEAKAKAQDLNYVKLDGSVGIIGNGAGLVMSTLDVVAYAGENHGNVKPANFLDIGGGASAEVMAAGLDVILGDPQVKSVFVNVFGGITACDAVAKGIVGALAELGHSANKPLVVRLDGNNVEEGRRILAEANHPLVTLAATMDEGADKAAELANAAK; translated from the coding sequence GTGGACCTGTTTGAATACCAGGCGCGCGATATGTTCGAGGCGCACGGTGTACCCGTGCTTGCCGGCATCGTGGCGTACACCCCAGAAGAAGCAAAGGCAGCTGCCGAGAAAATCGGCGGCGTAACTGTCGTTAAGGCCCAGGTTAAGGCCGGTGGCCGCGGTAAGGCTGGCGGCGTCAAGGTTGCCAAGACCGCCGATGAGGCGTTTGAGCACTCCACCAACATCCTGGGCATGGACATCAAGGGCCACACCGTTAACAAGGTGATGATTGCCCAGGGTGCCGACATTGCCGAGGAGTACTACTTCTCCGTGCTGCTGGACCGGGCCAACCGCAACTACCTGGCCATGTGCTCGGTAGAAGGTGGCATGGAAATCGAACAGCTCGCCGTCGAACGCCCTGAGGCGCTCGCCAAGATCGCCATCGACCCCGCTGTGGGCATCGACCAGGCCAAGGCCGACGAAATCGTCGCAGCTGCAGGCTTCGATGAGGAACTGCGCGGCAAAGTCGCCGCCGTGATCCTCAAGCTCTGGGACGTCTTCAAGAAGGAAGACGCCACCCTCGTTGAGGTGAACCCGCTGGTCAAGACCGGCGCCGGCGACATCGTGGCACTGGACGGCAAGGTCTCCCTCGACGAGAACGCCGGCTTCCGCCACGCCAAGCACGCCCTCCTCGAAGACAAGGACGCTGCAGATCCGCTTGAGGCCAAGGCCAAGGCGCAGGACCTGAACTACGTCAAGCTGGACGGCTCCGTGGGCATCATCGGCAACGGTGCAGGCCTGGTCATGTCCACCCTGGACGTTGTCGCCTACGCCGGTGAAAACCACGGCAACGTCAAGCCCGCCAACTTCCTGGACATCGGTGGTGGAGCTTCCGCCGAGGTCATGGCCGCCGGCCTCGACGTCATCCTGGGCGACCCGCAGGTCAAGTCCGTATTCGTGAACGTCTTCGGTGGCATCACCGCGTGTGACGCCGTCGCCAAGGGCATCGTTGGTGCGCTGGCCGAGCTGGGCCACTCCGCGAACAAGCCGCTGGTAGTCCGCCTCGACGGCAACAACGTTGAGGAAGGCCGCCGCATCCTGGCCGAGGCCAACCACCCGCTGGTTACCCTGGCCGCCACCATGGACGAGGGCGCCGACAAGGCCGCCGAGCTCGCCAACGCAGCTAAGTAA
- the sucD gene encoding succinate--CoA ligase subunit alpha, whose amino-acid sequence MSIYLNKDSKVIVQGITGGEGTKHTALMLKAGTNIVGGVNARKAGTTVLHGDTEINVFGTVKEAIAETGADVSIVFVPPAFTKNAVVEAIEAGIGLVVVITEGVPVQDSAEFWALAQSTVDADGKQVTRIIGPNCPGIITPGEALVGITPNNITGKGPIGLVSKSGTLTYQMMYELRDLGFSTAIGIGGDPVIGTTHIDALAAFEADPETKAIVMIGEIGGDAEERAADYIKAHVTKPVVGYVAGFTAPEGKTMGHAGAIVSGSAGTAQAKKEALEAAGVKVGKTPSETAKLLREVYAAL is encoded by the coding sequence ATGTCTATCTATCTGAACAAGGACTCCAAGGTCATCGTCCAGGGCATCACCGGCGGCGAAGGCACCAAGCACACCGCCCTGATGCTGAAGGCCGGCACCAACATTGTTGGTGGCGTCAACGCCCGTAAGGCCGGCACCACGGTCCTGCACGGCGACACCGAGATCAACGTTTTTGGCACCGTCAAGGAAGCCATTGCCGAAACCGGCGCCGACGTCTCCATCGTCTTTGTCCCGCCGGCATTCACCAAGAACGCCGTGGTTGAAGCCATCGAGGCAGGCATCGGCCTGGTCGTTGTCATCACCGAAGGCGTGCCCGTCCAGGACTCCGCCGAGTTCTGGGCACTGGCCCAGTCCACGGTTGACGCCGACGGCAAGCAGGTCACCCGCATCATCGGGCCGAACTGCCCCGGCATCATCACCCCCGGCGAAGCGCTGGTTGGCATCACGCCGAACAACATCACGGGCAAGGGCCCCATCGGCCTGGTTTCCAAGTCCGGAACCCTGACCTACCAGATGATGTACGAACTGCGCGACCTGGGCTTCTCCACCGCCATCGGCATCGGCGGCGACCCCGTCATCGGTACCACGCACATCGACGCCCTGGCCGCGTTCGAGGCTGACCCGGAGACCAAGGCGATCGTGATGATCGGCGAAATCGGTGGCGACGCCGAAGAACGTGCTGCCGACTACATCAAGGCACACGTCACCAAGCCGGTTGTTGGCTACGTTGCCGGCTTCACCGCTCCCGAAGGCAAGACCATGGGCCACGCCGGCGCCATCGTCTCCGGTTCCGCCGGAACCGCCCAGGCCAAGAAGGAAGCCCTCGAGGCTGCCGGCGTGAAGGTCGGCAAGACGCCGTCCGAGACCGCCAAGCTGCTGCGCGAAGTCTACGCAGCGCTCTAG
- a CDS encoding MarR family winged helix-turn-helix transcriptional regulator, with the protein MGIKDDAVEVRAQGWRTLAALHGLIEGELERSLQAESKLSVVEYTVLDALSRQDGWHMRMQQLARATALSASATTRLVNRLEDRALLTRILCADDRRGIYTELTPSGIALLEETRPVHDATLERALAEAQAIPELAALVDALPRLHANA; encoded by the coding sequence ATGGGCATCAAGGACGACGCCGTGGAGGTCCGGGCACAGGGCTGGCGCACGCTCGCGGCGCTGCACGGCCTGATCGAGGGCGAGCTGGAACGCTCCCTGCAGGCCGAATCAAAGCTGTCAGTGGTGGAGTACACCGTGCTGGATGCGCTCAGCCGCCAGGACGGCTGGCACATGCGCATGCAGCAGCTCGCCCGAGCCACCGCGCTCAGCGCCAGCGCCACCACCCGGCTGGTCAACCGGCTTGAGGACCGGGCCCTGCTGACCCGGATCCTCTGCGCGGACGACCGCCGCGGGATCTACACCGAGCTCACGCCCAGCGGCATCGCCCTGCTGGAGGAAACCCGGCCCGTCCATGACGCCACGCTGGAGCGCGCCCTGGCCGAGGCCCAGGCGATTCCCGAGCTGGCCGCGCTGGTGGACGCACTCCCCCGGCTCCACGCGAACGCCTAG
- a CDS encoding MFS transporter produces the protein MPIGLIALALGGFGIGLTEFVIMGLLPEVAADFQVSEATAGWLISGYALAVVVGALVLTAAVTGFERKPVLAVLLVLFIAGNLVSAIAPDYGMMMIGRVIAALAHGAFFGIGAVVAADMVAPTKKAGAIAIMFTGLTAANVLGVPFGTMLGQAAGWRSTFWAITVIGVIALAGILALVPKTGHGDTTPGTLRGELRAFRSGQVWLSILVTILGYGGMFGAFTYIAFTLTEVSGFAASTVPWLLIVFGVGLFIGNTIGGKAADRNVDRTLVVVLSVLVVVLVGFALTAGNQVLTVASIVLMGGFGFATVPGLQMRVMKYASSAPTLASGANIGAFNVGNALGAWLGGVTITAGLGYTSPIWAGAGITLLGLVVMIIAAAGAKRAVRQASANAGPGGRVAAEPVAVLH, from the coding sequence ATGCCCATTGGCCTGATAGCCCTCGCCCTCGGCGGGTTCGGCATCGGACTCACCGAGTTCGTGATCATGGGCCTGCTGCCCGAGGTTGCCGCCGACTTCCAGGTCAGCGAGGCCACGGCAGGCTGGCTGATCTCCGGATATGCCCTGGCCGTGGTGGTCGGCGCATTGGTGCTGACCGCGGCGGTGACCGGCTTCGAACGCAAGCCCGTCCTCGCTGTTCTGCTGGTGCTGTTCATCGCCGGCAACCTGGTCTCCGCCATCGCTCCCGATTACGGAATGATGATGATCGGCCGGGTCATCGCCGCCCTGGCGCACGGTGCGTTCTTCGGGATCGGAGCCGTGGTGGCCGCTGACATGGTTGCCCCCACCAAAAAGGCCGGCGCCATCGCCATCATGTTCACCGGGCTCACCGCAGCCAACGTCCTGGGCGTGCCGTTCGGCACCATGCTGGGACAGGCCGCGGGCTGGCGCTCTACGTTCTGGGCCATCACCGTCATCGGGGTCATCGCCCTGGCGGGAATCCTGGCGCTCGTTCCGAAGACCGGCCATGGCGACACCACGCCCGGAACCCTGCGCGGCGAACTGCGCGCCTTCCGCTCCGGGCAGGTGTGGCTCTCCATCCTGGTCACCATCCTCGGCTACGGCGGGATGTTCGGCGCCTTCACCTACATCGCCTTCACGCTCACCGAGGTCTCCGGCTTCGCGGCCTCCACCGTTCCGTGGCTGCTGATCGTCTTCGGCGTAGGCCTCTTTATCGGCAACACCATCGGCGGCAAGGCTGCGGACCGCAATGTGGACCGCACGCTCGTGGTGGTGCTCTCCGTGCTGGTGGTGGTGCTCGTCGGTTTTGCCCTGACCGCCGGCAACCAGGTGCTCACCGTTGCGTCCATCGTCCTGATGGGCGGCTTCGGATTCGCCACCGTGCCGGGACTGCAGATGCGCGTGATGAAGTACGCCTCCAGCGCCCCCACCCTCGCGTCCGGCGCCAACATCGGTGCCTTCAACGTGGGCAACGCCCTCGGCGCCTGGCTCGGGGGAGTGACCATCACCGCGGGACTCGGCTACACCTCGCCCATCTGGGCCGGCGCCGGCATCACCCTGCTGGGGCTCGTGGTGATGATCATCGCCGCCGCCGGAGCCAAGCGGGCCGTCCGGCAGGCCTCCGCCAACGCCGGTCCCGGCGGACGTGTGGCCGCCGAACCTGTAGCCGTCCTCCACTGA
- a CDS encoding aldo/keto reductase, with translation MTSTPITTSIPEITLNNGVRMPQLGFGVFQVSDDDTTAAVSHALAAGYRSIDTAAIYGNEAGTGRAMAESGIDREELFITSKLWVADLGYDATLAAFEASLDKLGLDYLDLYLIHWPAPATNLYLESWRALEHLLASGKARAIGVSNFLPEHLQKVIDLGGTVPAINQIELHPALQQRDIADFNAAHGIATEAWSPLAQGAVLADPAVVDIAARHDVSPAQAILRWHLQQGRIIIPKSVTPQRIRENLDVFGFDLTADELTVIDGLERDGRTGPHPAEFNG, from the coding sequence ATGACTTCCACCCCCATCACCACGTCCATCCCGGAGATCACCCTCAACAACGGCGTGCGGATGCCGCAGCTGGGGTTCGGCGTCTTCCAGGTGTCCGACGACGACACCACCGCCGCGGTCAGCCACGCCCTCGCAGCCGGCTACCGGAGCATCGACACCGCCGCCATTTACGGCAATGAGGCGGGTACCGGACGTGCCATGGCCGAGTCCGGCATCGACCGCGAAGAGCTGTTCATTACGTCCAAACTGTGGGTGGCCGACCTCGGCTACGACGCCACGCTGGCCGCGTTCGAGGCCAGCCTGGACAAGCTGGGACTGGACTACCTGGACCTCTACCTCATCCACTGGCCGGCGCCGGCAACCAACCTGTACCTCGAGTCCTGGCGGGCGCTGGAGCACCTGCTGGCCAGCGGCAAGGCACGGGCCATCGGCGTCTCCAACTTCCTCCCCGAGCACCTGCAGAAGGTCATTGACCTGGGCGGCACGGTCCCGGCCATTAACCAGATTGAGCTCCACCCGGCCCTGCAACAGCGGGACATTGCAGACTTCAATGCCGCACACGGGATCGCCACGGAGGCCTGGAGCCCGCTCGCGCAGGGTGCCGTGCTGGCAGATCCGGCCGTTGTGGACATCGCGGCACGGCATGATGTGAGCCCGGCGCAGGCCATTCTTCGCTGGCACCTGCAGCAGGGCCGGATCATCATCCCCAAGTCCGTCACCCCGCAACGGATCCGGGAAAACCTGGACGTCTTCGGCTTCGACCTGACGGCCGACGAACTCACTGTCATCGACGGCCTGGAGCGGGACGGCCGCACCGGTCCGCACCCGGCGGAGTTCAACGGCTAG
- a CDS encoding SRPBCC family protein: MSNPLNLTIPEGLPFIDFEREFDFPVADVFRAHKDPDLIVQWLGPRGMKMEINHFDFRTGGSYSYLHTGPDGVAYEFSGVYHTVRENEFAIQTFEFGGYPDVVSIEFLTFEDLGNGRSRVRGHSVYPTQEARDGMAQSGMEGGMTEGYERLDELLSGAKV; this comes from the coding sequence ATGAGCAATCCGCTGAACCTCACTATTCCTGAAGGACTCCCCTTCATCGACTTCGAGCGGGAGTTCGACTTCCCGGTGGCGGACGTCTTCCGCGCTCACAAGGACCCGGACCTCATCGTCCAGTGGCTCGGCCCGCGTGGCATGAAGATGGAAATCAACCACTTCGATTTCCGCACCGGCGGCAGCTACAGCTACCTGCACACCGGGCCCGACGGCGTCGCCTACGAATTCAGCGGCGTTTATCACACCGTCCGCGAGAACGAATTTGCCATCCAGACCTTCGAATTCGGCGGCTACCCCGACGTGGTCAGCATCGAGTTCCTGACCTTCGAGGACCTCGGCAACGGCCGGTCCCGCGTCCGGGGCCACTCCGTCTATCCCACCCAGGAGGCCCGCGACGGCATGGCGCAGTCCGGCATGGAAGGCGGCATGACCGAGGGCTACGAGCGGCTCGACGAACTGCTCAGCGGCGCCAAGGTCTAG
- a CDS encoding helix-turn-helix transcriptional regulator, with amino-acid sequence MNPDDSTLDSAFMALADPVRRRIIARLSRGQATVNELAEPFAITKQAVSKHIQVLEQAGLVTRSREAQRRPVHLNPARLEALTAWIDQYRLVREEQFRSLDAVLRSNAANSGNHPKESS; translated from the coding sequence ATGAACCCCGACGACAGCACCCTGGACTCGGCCTTTATGGCCCTGGCCGACCCCGTGCGGCGGCGGATCATCGCCCGGCTCAGCCGCGGGCAGGCCACAGTCAACGAATTGGCGGAACCCTTCGCGATCACCAAACAGGCGGTCTCGAAGCACATCCAGGTCCTCGAGCAGGCAGGGCTCGTCACCCGCAGCAGGGAAGCCCAGCGCCGGCCCGTCCACCTGAATCCCGCACGGTTGGAGGCTCTCACAGCGTGGATCGACCAGTACCGGCTGGTCCGCGAAGAGCAGTTCCGCAGCCTTGACGCCGTGCTCAGATCCAATGCCGCGAACAGCGGCAACCACCCAAAGGAATCATCATGA
- a CDS encoding tautomerase family protein, whose translation MPLVRIDVNHGRTAEQLQRLSRGIHDAILAEYAIPERDYFHVLTEHPQGQIVAQDAGLGFERTPDVVMIQIFTQSGRSQAAKQSLFAAIADRLAELDVAGEDVFIGYVENAPGDWSFGFGRAQYVTGELAVPRK comes from the coding sequence ATGCCGCTGGTACGAATCGATGTTAATCACGGGCGCACCGCTGAACAGTTGCAGCGCCTGAGCAGAGGCATCCACGATGCCATTCTCGCGGAGTATGCCATCCCGGAGCGCGACTACTTCCACGTTCTCACGGAGCATCCGCAGGGCCAGATTGTCGCCCAGGATGCTGGACTCGGCTTCGAGCGCACCCCCGATGTGGTGATGATCCAGATCTTTACCCAAAGCGGCCGGAGCCAGGCGGCCAAGCAATCGCTGTTTGCGGCGATCGCCGACCGGCTGGCGGAACTTGATGTTGCCGGCGAGGACGTGTTTATCGGATACGTAGAGAATGCCCCCGGCGACTGGTCCTTCGGCTTCGGGCGGGCGCAGTATGTCACGGGCGAGCTGGCGGTCCCCCGGAAGTAA